In Panicum virgatum strain AP13 chromosome 4N, P.virgatum_v5, whole genome shotgun sequence, a single window of DNA contains:
- the LOC120669503 gene encoding protein CHROMATIN REMODELING 24-like, with the protein MMSTADYIAQFDNSSGKQLEFKRHPFSDKAPLTPEQSLHVDGYKANASLDLHTLYPFGGKEARLFSLPVQLYQDLQPHQKQGLEWLWPLHCSDMPGGIVADDMGLGKTLQTTTFLSGLLYSGIIERVMIIAPLSVLDAWIYELTRSGLSQRIQQYNTSGETGLRIVEEEGGILLLSYTMYSNNHEKMIGLHDKKWDYIVLDEAHKIKNLDAAITTAVKKLKCNMKLLLTGTPLTRSLMDIFSLMEFIEVNILGDKKKFSKKYKCPVQLGLYSNSNAYDKDRCLQALARCREKISPYMLRRTKSILVESGALPCKKDDVVLWLKLTKLQMFLLDR; encoded by the exons ATGATGAGTACTGCT GATTATATCGCTCAATTTGACAACAGTTCTGGGAA ACAGCTGGAGTTTAAACGGCATCCCTTCTCAGATAAAGCTCCACTGACACCAGAACAAAGCCTGCATGTAGATGGATATAAAGCAAATGCATCATTAGACTTACATACATTGTACCCTTTTGGGGGAAAAGAAGCCAGACTCTTCTCATTACCTGTACAGCTGTATCAGGATTTGCAGCCTCACCAGAAGCAAGGTCTGGAGTGGCTGTGGCCATTACACTGCAGTGATATGCCAGGTGGGATTGTTGCTGATGATATGGGTCTGGGAAAGACCCTACAG ACTACAACATTCTTATCTGGGCTGTTATACTCTGGCATCATAGAAAGGGTTATGATTATAGCACCATTAAGTGTATTGGATGCGTGGATATATGAGCTCACACGGTCAGGATTGTCACAGAGGATACAACAGTATAACACTTCTGGTGAAACGGGTCTTAGGATTGTTGAAGAG GAGGGAGGAATTTTACTTTTGTCTTACACAATGTATTCTAACAATCATGAAAAGATGATTGGACTTCACGACAAAAAGTGGGATTACATTGTgctggatgaagcccataaaaTTAAAAATCTTGATGCTGCTATCACAACAGCAGTGAAGAAATTGAAGTGCAACATGAAACTTTTGTTGACAGGAACTCCACTAACAAGAAGTCTGATG GATATTTTTTCTCTCATGGAATTTATTGAAGTGAATATTCTGGGTGATAAGAAGAAATTCTCTAAGAAATACAAGTGTCCTGTCCAGTTGGGACTCTATTCTAATTCTAATGCATATGACAAGGACAGGTGCCTGCAGGCACTTGCG CGTTGCCGTGAAAAGATCTCCCCTTACATGCTGAGAAGGACTAAATCAATCCTAGTAGAAAGTGGGGCCCTTCCCTGCAAGAAAGATGATGTTGTCTTATGGTTGAAGTTGACCAAGTTACAG atgtttctgcttgaccgctag